The Euphorbia lathyris chromosome 2, ddEupLath1.1, whole genome shotgun sequence genome includes a window with the following:
- the LOC136218514 gene encoding calmodulin-7, whose product MADQLTDDQISEFKEAFSLFDKDGDGCITTKELGTVMRSLGQNPTEAELQDMINEVDADGNGTIDFPEFLNLMARKMKDTDSEEELKEAFRVFDKDQNGFISAAELRHVMTNLGEKLTDEEVDEMIREADVDGDGQINYEEFVKVMMAK is encoded by the exons ATGGCCGATCAGCTCACCGACGATCAGATCTCTGAGTTCAAGGAAGCCTTCAGTCTCTTCGACAAGGACGGCGATG GCTGTATCACTACTAAGGAACTGGGGACTGTGATGCGATCATTGGGTCAGAACCCAACTGAAGCAGAGCTACAAGACATGATAAATGAGGTTGATGCTGATGGAAATGGTACCATCGATTTCCCAGAGTTCCTTAATCTGATGGCCCGCAAGATGAAGGACACTGATTCTGAGGAGGAGCTCAAGGAAGCTTTCCGGGTTTTTGACAAGGATCAGAATGGTTTCATTTCTGCTGCTGAGCTCCGCCATGTCATGACAAATCTCGGTGAGAAACTGACTGATGAGGAGGTTGATGAGATGATCCGTGAGGCTGATGTTGACGGTGATGGTCAGATCAACTACGAAGAGTTTGTGAAAGTTATGATGGCCAAGTGA